Proteins co-encoded in one Neodiprion lecontei isolate iyNeoLeco1 chromosome 3, iyNeoLeco1.1, whole genome shotgun sequence genomic window:
- the LOC107220210 gene encoding ATP-dependent DNA helicase pif1-like, with protein sequence MGNPNIQISEEIYNEALISIEDMCLMMSNKLLIQLGLAAPNRPMHDAFNQELHREKLYDLNTLKELIEMNLPLLNEQQKYVFDTLMTVTNDETGGIYFLDAPGGTGKTFLISLILATIRSQNKIALALASSGIATLLEGGRTAHSALKLPLNMQSNETPTCNISKNSAMAKVLQQCKLIVWDECTMAHKKSLEALDRTLKDLRSNHNRFGGAMILLAGDFCQTLPVIPRSTPADELNACLKSSNLWKHVKVLHLSKNMRVELQNDQFGNIFSKQLIDIGNGKFPIDMLTGCINFPQSFCQLTRSKDELIQKVYPDVSQNYRHHDWLSERAILAAKNINVNELNLKIQEQITGESRTYKSVDSATNQDDVVNYSPEFLNSLDLPGLPPHNLQSKMKTVLQSDYFIKPYNLIE encoded by the exons ATGGGGAATCCAAATATACAAATCAGTGAAGAAATTTACAACGAAGCATTGATTTCAATTGAGGACATGTGCTTGATGATGTCAAACAAACTATTAATTCAATTAGGCCTGGCCGCGCCCAATCGTCCAATGCATGATGCTTTTAACCAAGAATTGCATCGAGAAAAACTGTATGATCTCAATACTTTGAaagaattaattgaaatgaatcttCCACTGTTGAATGAACAACAGAAGTATGTATTTGATACTCTTATGACAGTAACAAATGATGAAACTGGAGGAATTTACTTCTTAGATGCACCTGGTGGTAcaggaaaaacttttttgatttcattaaTATTAGCAACAATTCGCtcacaaaataaaattgcacTTGCACTCGCTTCGTCGGGAATCGCAACTTTGCTTGAAGGCGGTCGAACAGCCCACTCAGCACTaaaattgccattaaatatgcAAAGCAATGAAACTCCAACCTGCAACATTTCGAAGAACTCTGCAATGGCAAAGGTTTTACAGCAATGTAAATTGATTGTTTGGGATGAATGCACGATGGCACATAAAAAATCTTTGGAGGCTTTAGACAGAACCTTAAAAGATCTACGGAGCAATCATAACCGATTTGGTGGTGCAATGATTTTATTAGCAGGAGATTTTTGTCAAACATTGCCAGTGATTCCACGATCAACGCCAGCTGATGAACTCAATGCATGTCTAAAGTCCTCCAATTTGTGGAAACATGTCAAAGTACTTCATTTAAGCAAGAATATGCGTGTCGAGTTGCAAAATGACCAATTTGGAAACATATTCTCTAAACAACTCATTGACATTGGTAATGGCAAATTTCCTATAGACATGTTGACTGGCTGCATTAACTTTCCTCAAAGTTTTTGTCAGTTAACTCGATCAAAAGATGAACTTATTCAGAAGGTGTATCCAGATGTTTCTCAAAATTACAGACACCATGATTGGTTGAGCGAACGAGCTATATTGGCTGCAAAAAACATAAATGtaaatgaattaaatttaaaaattcaagaacaaATTACAGGCGAGTCGAGGACATATAAATCAGTTGATTCGGCTACTAATCAAGATGATGTAGTCAACTATTCACCGGAATTCTTAAACTCGCTGGATTTGCCAGGATTGCCACCTCACAATCTTCAATCAAAG ATGAAAACTGTTCTGCAATCCGACTACTTCATCAAACCATACAATCTGATCGAATAA